The Pirellulimonas nuda genome includes a region encoding these proteins:
- a CDS encoding sulfatase family protein has translation MPRILISVRLLGLAIFLACSAPLTAQDLPNIVIIYADDLGYGDLSCYNPEAAYSTPRLDQMAKEGIRFTDAHSPSTICSPSRYGLYSGQLVCRTGRGTQAFEGPGGPSYIKPGEVTIADVVRAEGYRTGVFGKWHVGLTWLDEHGKKLGGGFENSLLIDYDKSTPLVDGPNKRGFDESFITPNCPTTDPLYVYINNGMVSSPASQRHHSDTLPNPGGKWRWDNDEGWMAPGYRFVDADLLFLDKTLDFIASHRKNSPERPFFVVLSTQISHAPVLPAAEFNGKTDAGARGDFVYELDVLSGRLLDAIHRLGIDDNTLILFSSDNGPETMHTHWMREDHHHDAAGGLRGMKRDGWEGGHRVPLIARWSGRIPAGQVSRQLVNQTDIVATVASVVGHALPDEVAVDSYDMLPAMLGEQDDASPIRPYMLTQSFHGEFQLRQGDWKYLDHTGSGGNDYDREEFLQKY, from the coding sequence ATGCCCCGAATCCTCATTTCAGTTCGGCTGTTGGGTCTTGCGATCTTCCTCGCGTGCTCCGCGCCGCTGACGGCGCAAGACCTGCCCAATATCGTCATCATCTACGCCGACGATCTCGGTTACGGAGACCTGTCCTGCTACAACCCCGAAGCGGCCTACTCGACCCCGCGGCTGGATCAGATGGCCAAAGAAGGCATCCGGTTTACGGACGCCCACAGCCCTTCAACCATTTGTTCCCCTTCGCGCTACGGGCTCTACTCGGGCCAGCTCGTTTGCCGAACCGGCCGCGGGACTCAAGCGTTTGAGGGGCCGGGAGGGCCCAGCTACATCAAGCCGGGTGAAGTCACGATCGCGGACGTTGTGCGGGCCGAAGGGTACCGAACCGGCGTGTTTGGCAAGTGGCACGTGGGGCTAACTTGGCTGGACGAGCACGGCAAAAAGCTTGGGGGGGGCTTCGAGAACTCGCTGCTCATCGACTACGACAAAAGCACGCCCCTGGTCGACGGGCCGAACAAGCGGGGCTTTGACGAGTCGTTCATCACGCCGAATTGCCCCACCACGGACCCCCTCTACGTCTACATCAACAACGGCATGGTCTCTTCCCCAGCCAGCCAGAGGCACCACAGCGACACGCTGCCAAACCCGGGCGGAAAGTGGCGTTGGGACAACGACGAGGGTTGGATGGCGCCCGGCTACCGATTCGTCGATGCGGACTTGTTGTTCCTCGACAAGACGCTGGACTTCATCGCGTCGCACCGAAAGAACTCCCCCGAGCGGCCGTTCTTCGTGGTGCTCTCCACACAGATTTCTCATGCTCCCGTTCTGCCGGCGGCAGAGTTCAACGGCAAGACCGATGCCGGCGCTCGCGGCGACTTTGTGTACGAGCTCGACGTGCTGAGCGGGCGGCTGCTCGACGCGATCCATCGACTCGGGATCGACGACAACACGCTGATCTTGTTTAGCTCCGACAACGGCCCCGAAACGATGCATACCCATTGGATGCGGGAGGATCATCATCACGACGCCGCGGGGGGCCTGCGGGGCATGAAGCGCGACGGCTGGGAGGGGGGGCACCGCGTCCCGCTGATCGCCCGCTGGTCGGGCCGGATCCCGGCCGGGCAGGTGTCGCGACAGTTGGTCAATCAGACCGATATCGTCGCCACCGTGGCGTCGGTGGTCGGGCATGCGCTTCCCGATGAGGTTGCGGTCGATAGCTACGACATGCTGCCCGCCATGCTGGGCGAGCAGGACGACGCGAGCCCCATCCGGCCCTACATGCTGACGCAGAGTTTTCACGGAGAGTTTCAGCTCCGCCAGGGCGACTGGAAGTACCTAGACCACACGGGGTCTGGCGGCAACGACTACGACAGGGAGGAGTTTCTTCAGAAGTACTAG
- a CDS encoding glycosyl hydrolase family 95 catalytic domain-containing protein, whose product MRRTNRSLATITLLATMTMDARPAAAAEPLPVPERGFVSSRPARSWEEGLICGNGTIGANALSRPLEERIIFTHERLFLPMGAPVMPVDQSARLFEIRRLIEQGLYRQACELQFNLSGQRGFMYPDYFVPALDLTIRTKAAGETRDYARSLDFQTGVATVRWADDRGAFERRMFVSRADGVAVILLTGPKSALDCRLAMTPREPSDEFNDDSDIGKRSQEVFEEHVSDPQSKSGDSWLSYSNRFTKAYPGSIHALESYARVVATGGTTEAQEGGALQVTGADRVLILVDIRLLRDPDRSFLEEMAHSQAELAADYDRLLEEHAKRHGELFGRMRLDLGGGADRGLTTEELLELSTYEEPNRALIEKEFDAARYNIISSTGELPPTLQGVWGGTYVPGWASDFTHNGNVPSAIAANLMGNMPELMLAYTSYIESIVPWMEINARRHFGARGVVLPSRSTTHGLNNAYNASFAGGMWVGGAGWAAHFFYDYYLYTGDREFLADHALPFMEKAALFFEDFLEEGPDGTLVFSPSQSPENTPSNSNSQASFNATMDVAVAKELLHNTIAASRELGRNQEKIPVWQDMLARMPKYEVNEQGIIKEWLTPRLENNDSHRHSSQLYPLFDGMPDEIAQSPELRAAFKKSIEYKLDEHWKNNQRGFMSFGLVQLGQAATSLGEGELAYHCLSHLANRFWLNNLASMHNHRSLFNMDISGGMPAVIIKMLAASAPGRIELLPALPAAWPSGRIDGVLCRGAIEIEQLRWDGKQVEATLRSAEPQTVELVLPSEIAELRVTEGDAKVGAGEAADRRALTLPGGRPASVRITLK is encoded by the coding sequence ATGAGACGAACCAACCGCTCGCTCGCTACGATCACCCTGCTCGCAACGATGACCATGGACGCCAGGCCTGCGGCGGCGGCCGAGCCGTTGCCGGTTCCCGAACGCGGGTTCGTCAGTTCTCGGCCCGCGAGGTCGTGGGAAGAGGGCCTGATCTGCGGCAACGGCACGATCGGCGCCAACGCCTTGAGCCGCCCGCTGGAAGAACGGATCATCTTCACGCACGAACGGCTCTTCCTGCCGATGGGCGCCCCGGTGATGCCCGTCGATCAGTCGGCCCGCTTGTTCGAGATCAGGCGACTAATCGAGCAGGGGCTGTACCGGCAGGCCTGCGAGCTCCAGTTCAATCTCTCGGGGCAGCGCGGATTCATGTACCCGGACTACTTCGTGCCGGCCCTCGACCTCACGATCCGCACGAAGGCGGCGGGCGAGACGCGCGACTACGCCCGCTCGCTGGACTTCCAGACCGGGGTAGCGACGGTTCGCTGGGCGGACGACCGCGGCGCGTTCGAACGCCGGATGTTTGTTTCGCGCGCGGACGGCGTAGCGGTGATCCTGCTCACGGGGCCCAAGTCGGCGCTCGACTGCCGGCTCGCGATGACGCCCCGGGAGCCGAGCGACGAATTCAACGACGACTCCGACATCGGCAAGCGTTCGCAGGAGGTGTTCGAGGAGCACGTCTCGGACCCCCAGAGCAAATCAGGCGACTCCTGGCTCTCCTACAGCAATCGCTTCACCAAGGCCTACCCGGGCAGCATCCACGCGCTGGAGAGCTACGCCCGCGTCGTGGCGACTGGGGGCACAACCGAGGCGCAGGAGGGCGGCGCGCTCCAGGTGACGGGGGCGGACCGCGTGCTGATCCTCGTCGACATCCGCCTGCTGCGCGACCCCGACAGGTCGTTCCTCGAAGAAATGGCCCACTCGCAAGCCGAGCTTGCGGCCGACTACGACCGGCTTCTGGAGGAGCACGCCAAGCGGCACGGCGAACTTTTCGGCAGGATGCGTCTGGACCTCGGCGGCGGCGCCGACCGTGGGCTTACCACTGAAGAGCTGCTGGAGCTCTCGACGTACGAGGAACCGAATCGGGCGCTGATCGAGAAGGAGTTCGACGCCGCCCGCTACAACATCATTTCCTCTACCGGCGAGCTGCCGCCAACCCTGCAAGGGGTCTGGGGGGGGACCTACGTTCCCGGCTGGGCCAGCGACTTCACCCACAACGGCAACGTCCCCTCCGCCATCGCGGCGAACCTGATGGGCAACATGCCCGAGCTCATGCTCGCCTACACGTCGTACATCGAGTCGATCGTCCCCTGGATGGAGATCAACGCGAGGCGCCATTTCGGGGCCCGCGGCGTCGTGCTGCCCTCGCGTTCCACCACCCACGGCCTGAACAACGCGTACAACGCGAGTTTTGCCGGCGGCATGTGGGTCGGCGGCGCCGGCTGGGCGGCCCACTTCTTCTACGACTACTACTTGTACACCGGCGACCGCGAGTTCCTGGCGGACCACGCCCTGCCGTTCATGGAGAAGGCGGCCCTGTTCTTCGAGGACTTCCTCGAAGAGGGCCCCGACGGGACGCTCGTCTTCTCCCCGTCGCAGTCGCCGGAGAACACGCCGAGCAATTCGAACTCGCAGGCCTCCTTCAACGCCACGATGGACGTCGCGGTGGCCAAGGAGCTGCTGCACAACACGATCGCGGCCTCCCGCGAGCTGGGACGCAACCAGGAAAAGATCCCCGTCTGGCAGGACATGCTCGCCAGGATGCCCAAGTACGAGGTCAACGAGCAGGGCATCATCAAGGAGTGGCTGACGCCCCGGCTCGAGAACAACGACAGCCACCGCCATTCGTCGCAGCTCTACCCGCTGTTCGACGGCATGCCCGACGAGATTGCGCAGAGCCCCGAGCTGCGTGCGGCGTTCAAGAAGAGCATCGAGTACAAGCTGGACGAGCACTGGAAGAACAACCAGCGTGGGTTTATGTCGTTCGGGCTGGTGCAGCTGGGGCAGGCCGCCACCAGCCTGGGCGAGGGCGAATTGGCCTACCACTGCCTCAGCCACCTCGCGAACCGCTTCTGGCTGAACAACCTGGCCTCGATGCACAACCACCGCTCGCTGTTCAACATGGACATCAGCGGCGGCATGCCGGCCGTCATCATCAAGATGCTGGCGGCCTCCGCGCCGGGACGCATCGAGTTGCTGCCGGCGCTCCCCGCGGCGTGGCCCTCAGGCCGGATCGACGGGGTGCTGTGCCGGGGCGCCATCGAGATCGAGCAGCTGCGCTGGGACGGCAAGCAGGTCGAAGCCACGCTGCGTTCGGCCGAGCCGCAAACCGTTGAGCTGGTGCTGCCGTCGGAGATCGCCGAGCTCCGGGTCACCGAGGGAGACGCGAAGGTCGGCGCCGGAGAAGCCGCCGACCGGCGCGCGCTGACGCTGCCGGGGGGCCGGCCGGCAAGCGTGCGCATCACGCTCAAGTAG